The genomic stretch TTAGCTGTATTGAAACTAGATTACCCATTACTTCTCCTATTTTTGCTCTTCCTTCAAATTCTACTTTATAAGAAGGTTGAGTATTTTCTGGCATATTACCACAGAATTATATAATATATGAAGATACTAATTAATCTATTGCTTAAAGAAAAGGACTGAATAAAAAGGCTTTATCTTTGTTATGCTTTCTTCCTTATAGCTATCTCTATTGTTGATACTCTAGATTGCCTTCCGTCTTGGCTTGTTACTACTTGACTTCCTACTCTAATTTCCTTAATCTCTATCTTGTCTGGTAAGAATCTGTTCCTTACTATTTCTACAGTATCTACAGCTTTACTTATTGCTCTACCTCTAGCCTTTATTATTATTTCACTTACACCCTGGTTTAATAGAGTTAGAGCTGCTAACACATAATTCATTACTGGTTTTTTACCTACTAATACTACATTGCTTGGAGTTGGGGTTGCAGTGCTGCTCATCTTTTTCCACCCAAGTGGTCGGATAATAGAATTACGAATAAGGATAATAAAGTTATCTTAAAGGTCTTGTTAAAAGAATTCATTAAGTATCACTTAGTTTTTTGATTTTTAAGATCATACTAATCTAATCTAATACTTTAGCATGCTGAAGGTTTATTATACGTTTGGTTGTCCTAACTGTGGTGGTCCTATCGATGATGAACATTTACTAGCAGGAGTTCCATGTAGTAAATGTGTACCTGGAAGAGTAGAAAATTTAGATTACAGAGTAATCTATGATTTATTAGTTAAAAATTCTACGTTAAAAGGTTATGCAGAATACTTTTATGATAATGAATCTTTTGAAGAAATAGTTAGGATATTTAAGCGGGTAATAGGAAATGAGCCCTGGAATTTGCAAAAATATTGGATAAAAAGATTAGCTAAGAGTGAGAGCTTTTCACTTTCAGCACCTACTGGATTAGGGAAAACAACAACTCTTCTAGTATATTCCTTATTCTTTAATAATACGACTTTATACGTAGTTCCAACTAACTCTTTAAAAGATCAGATATGCGAACGATTAAGAAACATGGGGGCCCACGTTAGCTGTAATGACATTAAAGAAGAATACATAAATGTTGCAACTTTCAATAGAATATTAAGGCATTATGATAACTATGTCAGTCTACAACCAAAGTTGGTCATAGTGGATGATTCTGATATGATTCTAAAAAGTGGTAAAACAACAGAGGTAATGGCTAAAATATTAGGAATATCAGAAGAAATTTTCCAGCATGCTATCAGTTTAATAAGACTGAAAAGAACTCTTAAATTTAATGAAGATGATAAAGAGTTAAAAAATAAAATAGTAGAACTAGAATATAAAATTGGTAGCTGGAAGCCTTTCGTTCAGTTTCTAGTAGCCAGTGCTACTTTGAGGCCAAAGGGTATAAAACAGCAAGCCTTAAGGACATTAATAGGATTTGAACCTTCTACCATTCAGACTTATTTGAGAAACATAGCCGATCTGTATTATCAAGGAGTAAATATAGAGGAAATTTTAGATAAAATTTCAGATAGTGGTGGACTATTACTAGTTTCAAAAGAATATGGAAGAGAAAAAATGTTAGAGCTAAAGGAAATCATAGAAAAGCGAGGATATTCTGCTGGTCTTGCTATATCGGGAAGAAAATTTCTTGATAAATTTAGTGAAGGTAAAATTGATTACTTGATTGGTTCTGCCAGTTATTATGGAGTAGCAGTAAGAGGTCTTGATGAGCCTAAAAGGCTAAAATACGTAATCTTTTATGGCATACCTAAAATTAGGATGAATTTGGCCGATGCATTAAACAATCCGTCTCTTATAGTAAAAATAGGAGAATTACTTAATATAGATGTAAAAGATATCAGAAGAAAGCTTCTGTTTCTAAGTCCCCCAGAATTTCAAATATTAAGGTATAGTTTAATGAAAGGTGAAGAGCTTAGTGGAAAACTAAAAGATATTAAAACTAATTTAGTAAAGATTAAAGAAAAAATATGGGATATTTTAAGGAGTGATAATATTAAAAAACTAAAAGCAGATACGTTTCTAGTAGCTGAAAATAATAGTAAATATTACTTATATATACCCGATACTGTCACCTATATTCAAGCTTCTGGTAGAAGTAGTAGAATAATTAATAACGGTTTAACGTTTGGAATTAGTATAGTTCTAGTGGATAGTGATGACTTGCTGGATATTCTTTTCCAAAAACTCAAGAAAATTATACCTAATTTTACATTTAAAAGTATAAATGAGGTAGATATGAGAGAATTAAAATCTTTGGCTATCTCAAGTAGGGAAGTATCTATATCCCAGAAAAAGAAAATAAATATTAAAACTATATTGCTGGTAGTAGAATCTCCTACGAAAGCTAAGACTATAGCGAGACTATTTGGAAGACCCAGTAGGAGAGAAGTTCATGGCATACCTGTCTATGAAACTATAATTTTAGTTAACGACGAGATTTTAATAGCTAATATTATAGCTACTAAAGGTCATATAACCGACTTAACTACAGAAAATATAGGATATTATGGCGTTGAAGTCGGTAATAATGAATTTAATGCGTACTATTCGCCAATTTATAAATGCTATAATTGTGGAAAAACGTTTACAATCAGGTCTAATACTTGTCCTTATTGCGGGTCTGCATTTATCTCTTCATCAGAGAAAGTTATTTCGGCATTAAGAAAGTTAAGCACAGAAGTAGATGAGATATACATAGCATCTGACCCAGATCAGGAAGGAGAAAAGATTGCATATGATGTAGCTATGTTAATTAGCCCCTATAATAAGAATATTTATAGAATTAAATATCACGAAGTTACTAGAAATGGAATTCTTAATGCTATATTAAATAAAGGAAGAATTAATATGAATCTAGTAAGATCACAAATAGTAAGGAGAATAGAAGATAGATGGATAGGTTTTGAGCTGAGTTCAGCATTAAAATCTATGTTTTATGACAAGAATCATGGTTCAGGTAGGGTGCAAGGGCCTGTATTAAGTTGGATTGCACAGAGAACAAAAGAATATAAGACGAATTATGGTTGGATTCTTTATATAAAACTAGGAGATTACACTGTAAAGAAATTCTTTAGGACCAAAGAGGAAGCAAATAAATTCATAGAAAACTTAAATATTAAAGTTAATTTAATATCAGAAAGGGAGGAAATACAAAATCCTTTGCCCCCATTTACTACAGATTCATTATTGATGGATGCATACGATAAACTAGGGATTAGTTCCCAGATAGTAATGAAAATTGCACAAGAACTATTTGAATCTGGTTTAATAACCTATCATAGGACTGATAGTACTCATGTATCTGCATTAGGTATATCTATTGCGAAAGAATATCTTGAATCTAAAAACTTAAATGATAGCTTTAGTGGTAGATCATGGGGAAATGAAGGCACACATGAGGCAATTAGACCAACATCTTCAATGGATACAGAAAGTCTTATTAAAGATATAGAGGATAATCCAAATAAATATTTCATAAAGTTCAATAAATATCATTTAAGAGTATATGATTTAATATTTAGAAGATTTATAGCAAGTCAAATGAAACCAGCCACAGTTACTTATAGTAAATTTGAAATATTTATAAATGATGAAAAATTTGAGGTAGAATTACCCACAAAAGTAAGTGGTGGATTTTCTATAATTTATCCTTTAAAAACTTATATAGTAACTGAAAAATATTCCACATATTTGAATAAAGGATCTATAATACCATTATTCACATACGCTGAGGTAATAAAGAATATGAAAGAAAAAGAGATAGGAAGACCTAGCACTTACGCTAAGACTATTTCCGCACTTATAAGGCATGGGTATGTAGTAGAAAGCAAAAGAAAGGCATTGCTTATAGCTACTAACAAAGGGATAAAAGCTTATGAATTCTTATCTTCATGTTGTAGTGACTTAATCAGCGAAAATAGGACAAAACTGTTATTACAGAAAATAGATAAAATAGCAAATGGCGATGCAAATGTTGATGATGTACTAGAAGATTTACACAAGGAGATTACACAAATATCTGGAAAATTAATAAACTCTCTTAAGCTTGATGCTAATATATGATATTCTTCTTCTATCTTTTACTTCACTCCCTATATCAGCTTTTTCTAAAATTACACCATCTCCAAGTCTATCTTTAAGTTGATTATAGACTTCAACGGCTTTATATATACTATTTCCAACACCCTTAAGTTCTACTTCATCGTATCCTTGATTAAACATAACTATTACATCTAAAACGTAATCTTCTACCCTTTTTGTTTTACTTATTAAAATTTCATTTGGCTTTTTCACAGCCATTTTATATCGTTAGTGGATTATAAAGGAAGAAAAATAAATCTGTCTATCAGTAACACGGGCCTTTATCACCGATCATATTTAAGGGCTTCATCATCCAAATTTCTTATTCTGAATATAACTAACAGCATTCAGTACTAAAAATCCGACAGTAGACTTACTTACGTAATAGTATTTAGGAGATATTGAGAATATTAGTGCATCATTTGGATCTTTAAGTCTAAGTTCTAGAATTTCATTGAAAGGAATTTTTCTGAGGAAATAATTTGGATTTTCTACTAAATCTTTAACTCTGAAAACTATTTCTGTAGTTCCTTCAGATTGTAATGGTCTCATAACTGCAATGTATGTTTCATCAAGATTTATTGGACTAAAGGAATTATAATAATCACCCGAGTCTACTATATCTTTTATATCTTCAGCCAGACACCATCTTGTTTCTCCACTATCAATATCTATGAATGATAACGTTCTATATTTGGAGCAAGGTTTTCTCATTTTCTTTAACTTTAACTCTAATGTTTTTTTCGAAACTCCAACTAATTCGGCCAACTCTTCTAATGTATATGCTCCTCCTTTTAATGCTTGGTATATCTTTAACTGTAAATCAGAAATCCAAGGTCTTATTGGAGTATGAGTTAACACAGCTTTTCCTAATGGTGTTAATCCTTCTATAGTAACTAGTCTAACTTTTCCTTCTTTTATTTTAATAATATAGTTAAGAGTTCCATTTATGCTAAAGTATTTAGATACTGTCTGTTTGAGTGCTTCCTTTATAATAATTTTATCTTCTTTTGGAATAAGTTTTCCTAATTTACCGAAACTGTATTGAATTTCTTTAGCTATTGCAAAGAACAATGGAGATCTTAATATTGATTTAATTATTAATTTCTTAATATCTTTATAATCTAATGCCAAGATTTCTCTAAATAAATCCTCTTTAATACCCCTTATCGAAAAACCATAGATTGATGCTCTTGCTGATACATTTAAGTTATATTTCTTTGTAGCTAAATATAATAGCATATGTGAGATTGTATTAGCTATTTTTTCTGAAATAATCGTAGAGTATATTATTTCATCATCATCATTTTCTACATAGATAATTTTTTGTGAAGGTAGCGGTAAATTATGGACTTTATAATAATTAATAAATTTCTCTATTGATAACATAGCCTCTTTATCTAATAATTCCTTTTCTTTATCTATGTCTTTAATAACATTAGCTAGTTCAGAAGTTAGTAAATTAGACTTAGATATGTTTTCTCCTTTCCAAATAGGTATTTCTCCTTCTCCATTATTTACTGGAACTACATTAATTAAATGTTTATTAAAATCTATATTTACTATTTTCCATATTTTTCCACTTATTCTAATAATATCGTTATTTCTTAAGTGTCTGTAAACGTATATAGCATCTATTTCACCTACTGGTGTATTTTCAAAACGAATAGAGAAAGTATCATCAGTATTTATAAATGAGAAAAACTCTGAAAATTCTTTAGCCCAACTCATCTTATTATCTTTTTCAAATCGCCATATTTTGAAGAATGCTTTACCTAGTTTAATACTGTTATTTTCTATTTTAATTACTTCTCTTTTTGCTAAATATTTAATTAATTCATCAAATTTTTGTCTAGAAAGATTTCTATAATAATAGGATGATGTTATAATTTCGTATACTTGATCTACGTTTATTTCGTCATATTGTAACGCTAAGCCAATTATTTCTCTTGATGCAACATCAAGATACGGAAATACATAGGGGCTTTCAATTTTCCCACTTTTAGCCAGTTTATAAAGTGCCAAACTTTCTAATATGTCAAAATCGTATAAACATAATATTTCTCCTCGAGAAATACTATTTACAGCATGTCCACTTCTACCTAGTCTTTGTAAGAATGAGGCTACTGAGGGTGGAGGTCTATATAAGAATACCTTTTTAATATCTCCTACGTGTATACCAAGTTCAAGAGTTCTAGTACATATGACGAGATTAGCTTTTCCTTCTCTTAGGCTTGTTTCTACTTTTATTTTCTCTTCTTTTGATATAGAAGAGTGATGAACATAAATATCATTTGCATTCATTTTTTCAAGTTCTTCATATAATCTCTCCGTAGTGAACCTTGAATTTGTAAATAATAAGCTAGGCCTTTCAATTTTTGACAAAATATTTTTTGCAGCAGATTCCCATATATCTTTTTCAGAAGGAATTTTAGATATTTTTACATCAAAAGATTTTGAAGAACTTACTCTTATTATATGATGTCTTCTTTGAGAGGATCCAAATATAAGTTTGGCAACTATCTCTTCATTATTTATAGTAGCAGATAAACCAATTCTCTGGAAATCATATCCAATAAAATTCTTTAGTCTTTCAAGGAGTAAAGATAGTTGAGCTCCTCTCTTAGAATTTATTAACTCATGAACTTCATCTATTATGACCCATCGTAAATTTTTATAATATTCCCTAAATTTAGTTGCCCAATCTAAGTCAATTTCTAGTCCCTCTGGCGTTGTAACTAAAATATGGGGAGCTTTTCTTAATCTGTAACTTTTTTCCTTTTGTGGAACCTCTCCATGTTTTCTGCTAACAATAAACCCAAGTTTGTTTGCCCACCATTCTATTCTTAACGTTATATCATTAATTAGAGCTTTTAATGGTGTTATATATAAAACGGCAACCGGTTTTATGTTTTCATGA from Sulfolobus sp. S-194 encodes the following:
- the alba1 gene encoding chromatin protein Alba1 → MSSTATPTPSNVVLVGKKPVMNYVLAALTLLNQGVSEIIIKARGRAISKAVDTVEIVRNRFLPDKIEIKEIRVGSQVVTSQDGRQSRVSTIEIAIRKKA
- the rgy gene encoding reverse gyrase, with product MLKVYYTFGCPNCGGPIDDEHLLAGVPCSKCVPGRVENLDYRVIYDLLVKNSTLKGYAEYFYDNESFEEIVRIFKRVIGNEPWNLQKYWIKRLAKSESFSLSAPTGLGKTTTLLVYSLFFNNTTLYVVPTNSLKDQICERLRNMGAHVSCNDIKEEYINVATFNRILRHYDNYVSLQPKLVIVDDSDMILKSGKTTEVMAKILGISEEIFQHAISLIRLKRTLKFNEDDKELKNKIVELEYKIGSWKPFVQFLVASATLRPKGIKQQALRTLIGFEPSTIQTYLRNIADLYYQGVNIEEILDKISDSGGLLLVSKEYGREKMLELKEIIEKRGYSAGLAISGRKFLDKFSEGKIDYLIGSASYYGVAVRGLDEPKRLKYVIFYGIPKIRMNLADALNNPSLIVKIGELLNIDVKDIRRKLLFLSPPEFQILRYSLMKGEELSGKLKDIKTNLVKIKEKIWDILRSDNIKKLKADTFLVAENNSKYYLYIPDTVTYIQASGRSSRIINNGLTFGISIVLVDSDDLLDILFQKLKKIIPNFTFKSINEVDMRELKSLAISSREVSISQKKKINIKTILLVVESPTKAKTIARLFGRPSRREVHGIPVYETIILVNDEILIANIIATKGHITDLTTENIGYYGVEVGNNEFNAYYSPIYKCYNCGKTFTIRSNTCPYCGSAFISSSEKVISALRKLSTEVDEIYIASDPDQEGEKIAYDVAMLISPYNKNIYRIKYHEVTRNGILNAILNKGRINMNLVRSQIVRRIEDRWIGFELSSALKSMFYDKNHGSGRVQGPVLSWIAQRTKEYKTNYGWILYIKLGDYTVKKFFRTKEEANKFIENLNIKVNLISEREEIQNPLPPFTTDSLLMDAYDKLGISSQIVMKIAQELFESGLITYHRTDSTHVSALGISIAKEYLESKNLNDSFSGRSWGNEGTHEAIRPTSSMDTESLIKDIEDNPNKYFIKFNKYHLRVYDLIFRRFIASQMKPATVTYSKFEIFINDEKFEVELPTKVSGGFSIIYPLKTYIVTEKYSTYLNKGSIIPLFTYAEVIKNMKEKEIGRPSTYAKTISALIRHGYVVESKRKALLIATNKGIKAYEFLSSCCSDLISENRTKLLLQKIDKIANGDANVDDVLEDLHKEITQISGKLINSLKLDANI
- a CDS encoding DNA-binding protein, which translates into the protein MAVKKPNEILISKTKRVEDYVLDVIVMFNQGYDEVELKGVGNSIYKAVEVYNQLKDRLGDGVILEKADIGSEVKDRRRISYISIKLKRVY
- a CDS encoding DEAD/DEAH box helicase; the protein is MNNLHAKLLTLIKEKGWDELTPVQKQTLSPILEGYNTLVIAPTGYGKTEAAILPIFNLMLHENIKPVAVLYITPLKALINDITLRIEWWANKLGFIVSRKHGEVPQKEKSYRLRKAPHILVTTPEGLEIDLDWATKFREYYKNLRWVIIDEVHELINSKRGAQLSLLLERLKNFIGYDFQRIGLSATINNEEIVAKLIFGSSQRRHHIIRVSSSKSFDVKISKIPSEKDIWESAAKNILSKIERPSLLFTNSRFTTERLYEELEKMNANDIYVHHSSISKEEKIKVETSLREGKANLVICTRTLELGIHVGDIKKVFLYRPPPSVASFLQRLGRSGHAVNSISRGEILCLYDFDILESLALYKLAKSGKIESPYVFPYLDVASREIIGLALQYDEINVDQVYEIITSSYYYRNLSRQKFDELIKYLAKREVIKIENNSIKLGKAFFKIWRFEKDNKMSWAKEFSEFFSFINTDDTFSIRFENTPVGEIDAIYVYRHLRNNDIIRISGKIWKIVNIDFNKHLINVVPVNNGEGEIPIWKGENISKSNLLTSELANVIKDIDKEKELLDKEAMLSIEKFINYYKVHNLPLPSQKIIYVENDDDEIIYSTIISEKIANTISHMLLYLATKKYNLNVSARASIYGFSIRGIKEDLFREILALDYKDIKKLIIKSILRSPLFFAIAKEIQYSFGKLGKLIPKEDKIIIKEALKQTVSKYFSINGTLNYIIKIKEGKVRLVTIEGLTPLGKAVLTHTPIRPWISDLQLKIYQALKGGAYTLEELAELVGVSKKTLELKLKKMRKPCSKYRTLSFIDIDSGETRWCLAEDIKDIVDSGDYYNSFSPINLDETYIAVMRPLQSEGTTEIVFRVKDLVENPNYFLRKIPFNEILELRLKDPNDALIFSISPKYYYVSKSTVGFLVLNAVSYIQNKKFG